CTCGGGGCCGCGCGGCTTGCCGCTGCGGCCGCCTTTGGCCGGGCCTCGCCGGCCGCGGGAATCGTTGTCTTTGTCGCTGTCGCGAGGCATGAATGATCTCACTCAGGGGATGGCCGTTGGCATTGTGCGCGCTCGTTCCGAGCCGCATGCTCAGGCAAAATCGGTTAAGCACTTCTGCTGAAGGCGCAGCTACTAGCAGGTTTCTTCGGATGATACGAGGCTTGAAAGCCCCCTCTTTCATGGATTTGGCGCTCAAAACGGCCGAAAATGCCGGAAAGGCGGGCGAAGTTCCGATCGGGTGCGTCATCGTCCGCGATTGCGAGATCATCGCCGCCGCCGGTAACCGGACGCTGACCGATTACGACCCCACCGGACACGCCGAAATCATTGCGCTGCGCGAGGCAGCGAGGAAGATCGGCAGCGAGCGCCTGGTCGACTGCGACCTCTACGTGACGCTGGAGCCATGCACCATGTGTGCGGGCGCGATCTCGTTTGCAAGGGTCCGGCGGCTCTATTACGGCGCGGCCGACCCCAAGGGCGGCGCAGTCGAGTCAGGCGTGCGGTTCTTTGCCTCGCCCACCTGCCACCACGCCCCGGACGTCTATTCCGGGGTCGGCGAGAGCGAGGCGTCGCGGCTGCTCAAGGAGTTCTTTCGCGAGCGGCGCTAGGTGCCCGCGAAAAACGCGCGCAGCGCCTTCGCTGTGACGTCGGGGTTCTCCTCGGTGAGGAAGTGGCCGGAATCGACCGGCTGTCCGTCGACGTTGGTGGCCCATTGCTTCCAGACGTCGAGCGGCGTCGCCGCGGCCTGGGCGATGCCGACGCCGCCCCACAGCGCCAGCATGGGCACGGTGATCTTCTTGCCCGCCTCGAAATCGGCCTTGTCGAGGTCGTAGTCGATGTAAGCGCCGGCGCGGTAGTCCTCGCACATCGCGTGCACGCGGGCGGGATCGCGGAACGGGGCGATGTAGTGTTCGAGCGCGCGCTTGTCGATCGCGTCCAGCGTCTTCGACTTGGTCTGGCTCGCCATCTTGAAGCGCAGGAAGAATTCGCCGTTGCCGGATATCAGCGTCTCCGGCAGCGGCGCGGGCTGGGCGAGAAACGTCCAGTGATAGATCTTCAGCGCATAGGCGCGGTTCATCCGCTCCCAGTAATTATAGGTCGGCAGGATATCGAGCACGGCGAGCTTCGACAGCCGGCCGGGATGATCGAGCGCGAGGCGGTACGAGACGCGGCCGCCGCGGTCGTGGCCGGCGAGCGCGAAGTGGACGTGGCCGAGCTGCTCCATCGCCTCGACCATCGCTTTCGCCATCGCGCGCTTGCTGTAGGGCATGTGCAGCGCATCGCTCTCGGGCATGTCGGACCAGCCATAGCCCGGCAGGTCCGCGATGATCAGCGTGAACTGGGAGGCGAGCTCGGGCGCCACGCGATGCCACATCACATGCGTCTCGGAGAAGCCGTGCAGCAGGAGCAGCGGCGGCCCCTTGCCACCGACGCGGGCGAAGATGCGGCCGAACGAGGTGTCGATCCATTCGGAGGCGAAGCCGGGATAGAGGTCGGCGAGATCGGACATCTTCTTGCATCCTTATCTGGTCAATCGCGGGGGCACCTCGACCAAGAATCGAAAACAACCCCATGCACAGTAGCGGTATTATCATCGGGGCTACTAACCCCAAAATCCCATTGTGCATTTCTGGGATGTCGAGAAGCGCGCTCAGAACTCGGATCACCTCTCCCGAGGGGAGAGGTCGGATCGCATCGATAGATGCGATCCGGGTGAGGGGTTACTCTGCACCGAGTTTGCCGCGCCCCCTCACCCGCGCCTTCGACGCGACCTCTCCCCGATGGGGAGAGGTGATTAGCCCTTGGCCTTCTCGGCTTCCACCGCCTGCCAGCCGATGTCGCGGCGGCAGAAGCCCTCCGGCCAGTTGATGCGGTCGACGGCCTGATAGGCGCGCGCCTGCGCCTCGGTCACGGTCGCCCCCAGCGCGCAGACATTGAGGACGCGGCCGCCATTGGCGAGGATGGCGCCGTCCTTCGCCACCGTGCCGGCGTGGAAGATCTCGACAGTGTCGACCTTGGCCGCGTCATCGAGCCCCTCGATGCGCGTGCCCTTCTGATAGTCGCCGGGATAGCCCTTCGCCGCCATCACCACCGTGAGCGCGGATTCCGGATACCAGCGAAGGTCGAAGTTCTTCAGCTGGCCGTCGCACGACGCCAGGAACGCCGGCACGATGTCGCTCATCATGCGCAGCATCAGCACCTGGCATTCAGGATCGCCGAAGCGGACGTTGAACTCGAACAGCTTCGGGCCCTGCGTCGTCAGCATGATGCCGGCGTAGAGAATGCCGCGGAACGGCGTGCCGCGCTGCTTCATGCCCGCCACTGTCGGCAGGATGATCTTGGCCATGATCGCATCGTGGATCGCCGGCGTCACCAAAGGCGTCGGCGAATAGGCGCCCATGCCGCCGGTGTTCGGGCCGACGTCATGGTCGAACACGCGCTTGTGGTCCTGCGCCGAGGCCAGCGGAATGGCCGTCTCGCCGTCGCAGAGCGCAAAGAAGCTGATCTCGCGGCCGGGCAGGAACTCCTCGATCACGACCTCGGTGCCGGCATCGCCAAAGGCGCCCTCGAACATCATGGCGATGGCGTCCTCGGCCTCGCGCACGGTTTTCGCGACGACGACGCCCTTGCCGGCGGCAAGGCCGTCGGCCTTCACCACGATCGGCGCGCCCTGGCTCTGCACATAGGCGCGCGCCTCATCGGCATTGGTGAAGCGCTTGTACGCGCCGGTCGGAATGCCGAACTCGGTGCAGAGCGCCTTGGTAAAGCCCTTGGAGCTTTCGAGCTGGGCCGGGATCCTGTTCGGCCCGAACGCCTTGATGCCGGCTGCGGTGAGATCATCGACGATGCCGGCCGCCAGCGGCGTCTCCGGCCCGACCACGACCAGCTCGACCGCGTTCGTCTTGCAGAAGGCGATCACGGCGGCATGGTCAGCCACATCGAGCGCCACGCATTCCGCCTCCCGCGCGATGCCGGCATTGCCGGGCGCGCACCAGAATTTGGTCACCAGGGGAGAGGCTGCGATCTTCCACGCCAGGGCATGTTCGCGGCCGCCGGAACCAAGCAGGAGAATGTGCATCGAAGGCTCGAAATGAGGGGTTTTGCTGGGGGCGGAGGTCGCACGAATCGGGGTGGGGCTCAAGGGGGATGGCCCGAACTCCCCCGGCATTCCAGGGGCGCCCTTTTGGATGCGGGCGCGCAGGAGCCCAGCGGTGCGCCCCTCCGCTCGCTTGCTTCGACCAGAACGCTAAACGGCACTTGAGGCGGGCCACCATCCGCGACACTCTCGGGCCTCGGTGCTGTCCAGAGTAGCAACTTGGCCTGAGGATTGCCGGATGCCTAATTACGAGAAACCGACCAAAACGCTAATGACAGAATGGGCGAGCCAACACCTCGTTCCCAATCAGATTTTCACGAAAGCTGAGCCGGTTCGCTGGTTCGCGGAGCATTTTCCGAAAACCAGATCGACAACGGTGACTATGCACGTGGATGGGATGTCTACGAACAATCTCAATCGCCGGCACCATCCATCAATCAAACCGGGAAGCGGCCATGACCTGTTCTACAAATTGAACTCATCCCAATATCGGCTCTACGCACCTGAGACCGATCCGAAACCACTTTATAAAGAAACCATCGAAAAGGGCGAACAACCCATCGACCCGGGTGCGATTACAACAGCCGGTGAAACGGAAGATGAAGAGGAATACGGGGCGAAGGGCGCTTCGGAGTTCGCGTTCGAACGTGACCTGCAAAATTATCTCGTGAAAAACCTCCATATGGTCGAGCCGGGATTGAGGCTGTACGAGGATGAAGGAATATCAGGCGTTCAATACCCAGTCGGTGGCCGGTTCATCGACATTCTTGCGGTCGATCACGAGGGTAAGCTTGTTGTCATCGAGTTGAAGGTGTCGCGAAGCTATGATCGGGTTATAGGTCAGTTGTTGCGGTACATGGGGTGGGTAGAACGGAACATAGACGGTGCGAAGCAGGTCAGAGGAGTTATTGTCGCAAACGAAATATCGGAGGACCTCAAACTTGCTTGTTCGCGCATTCCGGATGTAAGGCTCATCGAATATAAAATAGCGTTTTCTCTCAGGCGGGTGTGACTTGCGGCCCTGCACGTTCGGTCAAACATGCCCAATCGGGATATGAGGGAGCCTTTCGAAGTGATTGAATTACGGTGACATTGCACTAAATAAAGCCTTTAGCGACTGGTCCGCGCGTGCTTCTCAGCGTTGACCGCCTCCAAGGCGTACATCAGTAGTCCTCGCAGAGATGACGCTTGCCGGGCAAACTCTAGCGCCTCCGCTGCATTCGGGATTTGTGCCTCACCATGCGCGATTGCGTTGCGCGCTTTGCGCAAGGTCTCATAGAGATCGACAGCCTCCATGGGAATGTGCCCGGCTTTCACTAACTTGACGATCAACGCCCCGCCCCTCGACCGTATTTGAAGCGCCTCGCTAAGTTGTTGCAGAGCATCGTTCACACCTTCGAAGGCGTTGAAGACGCTCTCGGATGAACCGTCACCCGTAGAGAGGGGAGCCGCGCGCTGCACGGGCGCAACAGGAATGGCAGGTGGTGGCACGATCTCCGGGGCAGGTGCTGTCACCGGAGGCATTTCGTATTTTTCTTCAAGAGCGGATGGCAGATCGGGCGCAGGCAACGGCTTCGCTTCGTCGAGAATCTCTGTGCCTTTCTCAAGAAGCTGCCCGAACTTAACGGTAGCTCCGCCAAAGCTCAACTCGAGAATGCGCTCGGCCAGCGCTCCGATCTGCTTGCGGAGAGACCAGAGAGCACGAGCACGACTACGGGCCACGCTAGGTGTCCAGTCATCGCCACAGTGAATTGTAACCAGCTCATGGGCGGCTCAAGCTCTGCGCTAAATGGATACGTCGCAAGAATCAACATGCAACTACGGTGACAGTGCACAGAATTCCAAGGGCCAAGCACTAGTTGCCCCGTTTAGTGCACTGTCACCGTAATTTCCATGCAGGCGATGAAAAGCTGAATATCAGTGAGCGCCATTTCCGCTATTCCGGCAGATCTATTACCTGATGCAGATTGGTGACGCGGTAACCGGCGGGCCGACCGCCGGACAACTGGACGTTCACGTCAACGATGAAGCCCTTCTTATAAACGTTGTCGTCGGCTTCGCGCACCTCGTGCTTGATCCTCTGTTCGGCCAGCTCCGACGCATAGATCAGCGGCAGATCGCGCGGGGAAATATCCTCGATTGCCACGCGCTCGCCGGTTCGCTTGCCCATCACTGAGTCTTTGACGTTGGATTGTTTAAACGTCATCAGCACGCGCCGATGATCTGCTGTCGTCGAAGACGATTCCAGTTGCAGCTTCTGGTCCTCAATCTGTCGCTGCGCCTCACGCGCTTGCAAGGTGTCGAATGACAATGCAGCTCGAACCTTCTTCTTGCCGTCCTCGAAGACGACGGCCTTCAATCTCGCATGCCCGTTGGGATCGTTGGCGATGGCGACGACCGATCCCATCAAGTCCTTGAGGTCCGAGCGCGTTGCCTCGGGTTCTTTCGTACCGCCCAGATACTTGCCGAGTACCGCGCTATAGTTGCGCACGAATTTTTCGACGATCTGAATTTGCTCGACCACGTTGACGACTGCGCTCAATCCCTGCATCGCCCATGGGATCAGATCGGCCTCGATCGAGCCAGCGCGCACCTCGCGCACGTAGATTTTGGCGTCGCCAGCCAGCTCCGGATAGTCGGAGCGCACAAACTTTTCGTACTGGCTCGCGATGGAAGAAAATGCTGAGACAAAATCGCCTAATTCAATCGGTCGTTTGGTTTCAATGTTCAAAACGATGTGGGGTAACACATCCGGTTTGCGTCGCGCCATAAAGCCGATTCCCCCTGAAGGAATGCCGATTGCATTATACTCGCAACACGCGCGAAAAGCTATGATCGACGATGGTCGTAGGCTTTAGCTTGGCTGCGGAAATAGACCCCTCACCCAAGCGAACACTGGGCTATCAGCGTTCATGCCCTCTCCCACAAGGTGCGAAGGCACAATCATCGGCATGGCAGCCCTATACCTGCTTCCCCGCAATAATCTCCTGCAACGTCGCCACATGCCGCGCGAAAGCTCCTCGGCCCGCCGCCGTAACAGTCACCGTCGTCTGCGGCTTCTTGCCCACAAAAGCCTTGTCGACCGAAACGTACCCCGCCTTCGCCAGCGTCTCGATATGGGCGCCGAGATTGCCGTCGGTGGCGCCGGTGAGCTTCTTCAGCCGTGCGAATTCCAGGCCTGACGCGACCGGGAGTGCGTTCAGGGCCGCCATGATCTTCAGCCGCAAGGGCTGATGGATGATGTCGTCGAGCTCGGCCATCAGATTCGCCGCATCCAGAGACCGCCGAGGATGAGGCCGCCGCCGTTGACGAAGGCCATCCAGAGCGGGAAGGCCTCGCCGATGAAGAAGAAGCCGATCAGCGTCAGCGCGATGATACCGAGGCCGATCGCGACGAAGGCGGTGCCGAACCAGAGGCCGGCGAGCGTGTAGAACAGCATGAAATAAACAGGCCAGAAGGCGCCGAGCTCGCGCGGGCCGAAATGGCCGAGCACGCTGGTGCAGATGTTGCCGAAGGCGAAGAACAGCGCGAAGACCAGCACGATCCTGACGTCGAAGGCCTGGGTCTGGCCCTGGATTTGCGACGGCGTCAGCAGCCGGATCGCAATGAGGCCGCCGACACCGAGGATGTCGACGGCGGGCCAGGCGTACTTCGCGTAGAACGGCCAGAGCCAGGTGATGAGGTTGCCCGCGAAGACCAGAACGCCCCACCACAGCGCTGCCAGGCTCGCCAGTTCGTAGAGCTGCGATTGCTTCACGCGCTGGACGATGTCGTCAATGTCCGCCAGCGCGGCGGACGCCTCCTTGCTGTCGATCATGACTGGTTCGCTCCGCGCGTCGCCACGTCCTCGGCGATCGCATTGACGGCCTTCGGATTGGTGACCATGCCCATGTGGTTGACGCCGTCGATGATCCTGACGTCGATATCAGGCCTGATGGCCTGCACGGTCTCGGCGTATTTGCCTGATATCATCATCTCGTCCTCGGCGCCGCCGAAGATCGTCATCGGATGCGTCACGGCGGGCAGATCGAGGCGATAGCCGCGCGTCGCAAAGTTGCGCATCAGGCGATCGGAATAGGTCGCCGTCAGAATCCGCTCGGAATTCGCAGGGACGGCGAAGGCGAGCACCGGAAGCTGCGAGCAGCAGTCGATGCCGAGCTTGCGAAGCGCGGTGAGCCCGATGAAGCGCGGGATGTCGGCATTGGCCCAGCCGCCGGAATGCGGCCTGTTGGTCGGCGCGTCATAGCCGAGATAGGGCGCGACCAGCACGGTGCGGACGAACAGGTCCTGGACGATCGGCGTCGCGGCGATGCGCAGCGAGAAGCCGCCGCCGGCGGAATGGCCGACCAGTGTCAGCGGCAGATCCGGCGCGGTCTTGCGGATTTGGGCGACGAAGTCGACGAGGTCGTCTTCGAGCTGGCCGACATAGAAGATGTCGCCGCGCGTGCCCGAAGCGCCGTGGCCGCGCGTGTCCAGCGCCCAGGTCTCGACGCCGTGTGCGGCCATCGCCGCCGTCAGGGCGTGATTGACGGTGGCGGATGAGCCCGAGGAGCCGTGGATGAAGATGGCGCCGCGGTCGGTGGCTGCTCCCTTCGGCTGGTAGTGCCGGTAGCCGAGCCAGGTGCCGTCGCGCGCCTGGAAACGCTCGAGCGGCGGCAAGGTGGACCAGTCGATGCCTTTGACCGACTCCGAGACGGAGCGCATCTCCGCCGGCCGCTCCAGCGGCGTGGCGATCAGGGCGGTGAGGATCAACGCCGCGGCACCGACCGCGCACAGGCCCCATTTGAGCAAGCCCAGCACCCCTCGCAGCAACCGCATCGCCATGACCCGAACTCCCTGACCAGATCATCAATAGAGAACTCTATATTACAGAGTAGTCTTCTATAAAACCCCCTAAATCGGGATTTCGAAGCGCACCCAGAGCTCGGATCACCTCTCCCGCAGGGAGAGGTCGGATCGCATCGATAGATGCGATCCGGGTGAGGGGTTCTGGTCTCACAGGGTGCCGCGCCCCCTCACCCGGATTGTCCCGGACGATGCTTCGCATCGCCACGACAATCCGACCTCTCCCCGCTGGGGAGAGGTGAACCACGGCAGCCGACCGAATCTCATTTCGTCGCGCCTTGGATGGCGCTGGCTCGCGAAAATCCTTAACGTCGGGTCTGACCCCAAAATGCCGAATCGTTTGCCGATGCCCTCTGCGGAACCGCTGCTCAATACGCCCGAATTCACCGTCTCCGAGCTCTCCCAGTCCCTGAAACGGACGGTGGAGGACACCTATGGCCACGTCCGGGTCCGCGGCGAGATCTCCGGATTCCGCGGCGCCCATTCCTCCGGCCATTGCTATTTCGCGCTCAAGGACGAGAGCGCCAAGATCGAGGCGGTGATCTGGAAGGGCGTGCACGGCCGGATGCGCTTCAAGCCCCAGGAGGGGCTCGAGGTGATCGCGACAGGCAAGTTGACGACCTATCCGGGCTCGTCGAAATACCAGATCGTCATCGAGGCGCTGGAGCCGGCCGGCATCGGCGCGCTGATGGCGCTGATGGAGGAGCGCAAGAAGAAGCTCGCCGCCGAAGGCCTGTTCGACGAGGCGCGCAAGCAGCTCCTGCCCTGGCTGCCCGAAGTCATCGGCGTGGTGACCTCGCCGACCGGCGCCGTCATCCGCGACATCCTGCATCGGCTGGAGGACCGCTTTCCGCGCCACGTGCTGGTGTGGCCGGTGAAGGTGCAGGGCGAAGGCTCGGCCGAGCAGGTCGCGGCCGCGATCCGCGGCTTCAACGCGCTGCCTGAGGGCGGAAAGATTCCGCGGCCCGACGTGCTGATCGTCGCGCGCGGCGGCGGCTCGCTGGAAGATCTCTGGTCGTTCAACGAGGAGATCGTGGTCCGCGCGGCAGCAGAGAGCATGATCCCGCTGATCTCCGCGGTCGGCCACGAGACCGACATCACGCTGATCGACTTCGTCGCCGACAAGCGCGCGCCGACGCCGACGGCGGCGGCCGAGATGGCCGTGCCGGTGCGCAGTGAATTGTTCGTCGAGGTCGCCGATCTGGCGCGGCGCACGCGGGCCTATTGGCAGCGCGCGCATGAGAGCCGCCGCAGCGAGTTGCGCGCGGCGGCGCGGGCTTTGCCTGCCGCACTAGACCTGCTCGCGATCCCGCGGCAGCGGCTGGATTCGGCGGGCAGCGCCCTGCCCCGCGGGCTCAAGGCCAACACGCATGCGCATTTCCGCAGGTTCACCGCGGCAAGCTCGAAGCTGACGCTGCGGGTGCTGCACGGCCAGATCGCGCAGGCCGGTCACCGGCTCACCGTGTCAGGCGAACGGCTCGGCCTGTCGGCGCGCGCGCTGCTGCGGCAACGGCGCGACCGCTTCGCCGGGCTTGAAGTGCGCTTGCGCGCGTCGAAGCTCTCCAACGCGCAGGCCCAGCGCAACGCCATTGCCCGCCAGCGCGAGCGCACGCATCGCCTCGCCGAGCGCGCGGGCCGCGCCCTGGTAACGCTGCTGCAGCGGCTGGATGCCCGCGTCGAGAACAGCGGCAAGCTGCTCTCGGCCCTGTCCTATCGCGGCGTGCTCGCCCGCGGCTTCGCGCTGGTGCGCGATGAAGCCGGGCATCCACTGCATTCGGCCGACTCGGTGGGACCGAATGCGCGGATCGCGATCGAGTTTGCCGATGGACGCGTCGGCGCGACGGCTGACGCGGATCGGCCAGCACCGACGGCGAAGCGCGCGCCGGCGCAACCGAAGCCGACCGCGCAGGAGGCAAAGCCCGCGCCGAAGCGCGTGGCCAAGCCGGTGGATCAGGGCAGCTTGTTCTGAGATGAGATAACGGTGCTCCACACTCGCTGTCATTCCCCGCCTTGCGGGGAATCCAGTACTCCGCGGCTTCCCGGTGAACCACTGCCGTCTCGGCGTACTGGATCGCCCGGTCAAGCCGGGCGATGACACCGTCTGTGCGGAATGCGCGCGCCGCTACCGGCAGGACAATCCCGCGTCGATGGTGGTCCAGAAGCCGCAATGATCGGGCGCGCTCGGGGGCGAGCCGGCGTGGGCTTCGAACAGGAACACCGCGACGGTGAAGATGGCCAGTGCGGATGAGAAGATGACGATGCGGCTGCGCATGAAGGATGCGTTTAGCCGACATCATGGTCGAACTAAGGCGCCGACTTCAGGTGAAACCGGCGCGGGGCGCGATCCGTAGATTCACGGTCGGCCATTTCGGTCCGTGCAGGGCGGTGGTCGATGCGGGGCTGTCCGCCTCACGCTGTTCCTCGGGCGGCCCCGCCTTCGCTCCTGCGGAGCTACGGCGCGGCGGGCCCGCTCCTGCGAGCTAGCGCGCCAGCCATTCCGCGACTTCCTTTTGCGATTCCGCGCGCGCCTCGGAATCGGTGCCGGAATGGCCGTGCTCGGCGACGGCGGCATCGGTGCCGGCGGCGGCGGCGTGCAGCGGCGTGTTGGCGCGGTCGAAATCGTGAAAGGCGCCGGGATAGACCACGATGCGCGCGAGCGCGCTGCGGCCATAGGCACCCTCCACCATCTGGCGGCAGGCCGGCGGCGACGAGACGTCGTCATTCGCGCCGATCAGCACCAGCGTCGGCACCCGCGTGCTCCAGCCGAGGCCGGCGGAGATCCGGCAATCCGGATAGAAGGCGATCGCGGCGCGAAAGTCCGGTGCTGCGCCACGCGCCGCGGCCTGCGGACGCACAGCCCAGAGCAGCGCGCTGGCGCCGTTCGCCCAGCCCATCAGGCTGACGCGGTTGCGCGTCACCCATTTCTGCTTCATCAGCCAGGCGCGCGAAGCCGCGATGTCGGCGACGCGCTCGCGCCGCGCCTTGACGTGCATCTCCTTGACGCGGCATTGCGGCCCGAGCTCGCGCGAGCCGTAGCTGTCGGGCAGCAGCACGGCATTGCCCGCCTTGAGCAGGCGCTCGGCCCAGTCGCGATAGCGCGGCAGCACCGGATCGGCATGACTGCCGAGGCCGCCGCAGCCGTGCAACGCGATCACGGCGGGAAACGGCCCCTCGCCCTCGGGCTTGAACAGCTGCGCATGCAGGACGCCCGACGACAGCGGAATCTCGACCGGCTGCGGCGCAGGCGCCGGCGCGGCGTGCGCAGCCGACATCAGCAGTGTCAGGAACAGGACGGAAAGTACGGGGCGCATCGGACTCTGTCGCAGGAGGTGCCGCACGGTCCCAAGCACTATCATGCTGATACGGCGGCAAAACATCACAAACCGGTGGGTTTGACGGGCGGACAAGCCACCCTATCTATGCTACATCCAGTCCAACACATCGTGCCCTTCAAGGCCTCCCACGGAGACTTTCGACCGTGCTGAACAAGTTCGGCCCCTCGGGCCATGGCGAAGCCCAGGTGCAATATCTCGACGGCGATTTCCGCGTGATCTCGCCGGGCACCTTCGTGCGCTGCGCCATCACCGACACGCGGATCCCGCTCGACGAGTTGAAGTACTGGAGCGTGGACCTGCAGGAAGCCTACGCCACGCCCGCCGCGGTGCTGCAGCGGCATTTTCCGAACGCGCCGAAGCCGCA
The genomic region above belongs to Bradyrhizobium sp. CCBAU 53338 and contains:
- the purD gene encoding phosphoribosylamine--glycine ligase, yielding MHILLLGSGGREHALAWKIAASPLVTKFWCAPGNAGIAREAECVALDVADHAAVIAFCKTNAVELVVVGPETPLAAGIVDDLTAAGIKAFGPNRIPAQLESSKGFTKALCTEFGIPTGAYKRFTNADEARAYVQSQGAPIVVKADGLAAGKGVVVAKTVREAEDAIAMMFEGAFGDAGTEVVIEEFLPGREISFFALCDGETAIPLASAQDHKRVFDHDVGPNTGGMGAYSPTPLVTPAIHDAIMAKIILPTVAGMKQRGTPFRGILYAGIMLTTQGPKLFEFNVRFGDPECQVLMLRMMSDIVPAFLASCDGQLKNFDLRWYPESALTVVMAAKGYPGDYQKGTRIEGLDDAAKVDTVEIFHAGTVAKDGAILANGGRVLNVCALGATVTEAQARAYQAVDRINWPEGFCRRDIGWQAVEAEKAKG
- a CDS encoding alpha/beta hydrolase; protein product: MAMRLLRGVLGLLKWGLCAVGAAALILTALIATPLERPAEMRSVSESVKGIDWSTLPPLERFQARDGTWLGYRHYQPKGAATDRGAIFIHGSSGSSATVNHALTAAMAAHGVETWALDTRGHGASGTRGDIFYVGQLEDDLVDFVAQIRKTAPDLPLTLVGHSAGGGFSLRIAATPIVQDLFVRTVLVAPYLGYDAPTNRPHSGGWANADIPRFIGLTALRKLGIDCCSQLPVLAFAVPANSERILTATYSDRLMRNFATRGYRLDLPAVTHPMTIFGGAEDEMMISGKYAETVQAIRPDIDVRIIDGVNHMGMVTNPKAVNAIAEDVATRGANQS
- a CDS encoding DUF2093 domain-containing protein is translated as MLNKFGPSGHGEAQVQYLDGDFRVISPGTFVRCAITDTRIPLDELKYWSVDLQEAYATPAAVLQRHFPNAPKPQS
- a CDS encoding dienelactone hydrolase family protein, whose product is MRPVLSVLFLTLLMSAAHAAPAPAPQPVEIPLSSGVLHAQLFKPEGEGPFPAVIALHGCGGLGSHADPVLPRYRDWAERLLKAGNAVLLPDSYGSRELGPQCRVKEMHVKARRERVADIAASRAWLMKQKWVTRNRVSLMGWANGASALLWAVRPQAAARGAAPDFRAAIAFYPDCRISAGLGWSTRVPTLVLIGANDDVSSPPACRQMVEGAYGRSALARIVVYPGAFHDFDRANTPLHAAAAGTDAAVAEHGHSGTDSEARAESQKEVAEWLAR
- a CDS encoding endonuclease NucS domain-containing protein; protein product: MPNYEKPTKTLMTEWASQHLVPNQIFTKAEPVRWFAEHFPKTRSTTVTMHVDGMSTNNLNRRHHPSIKPGSGHDLFYKLNSSQYRLYAPETDPKPLYKETIEKGEQPIDPGAITTAGETEDEEEYGAKGASEFAFERDLQNYLVKNLHMVEPGLRLYEDEGISGVQYPVGGRFIDILAVDHEGKLVVIELKVSRSYDRVIGQLLRYMGWVERNIDGAKQVRGVIVANEISEDLKLACSRIPDVRLIEYKIAFSLRRV
- a CDS encoding transcriptional regulator, with the protein product MAELDDIIHQPLRLKIMAALNALPVASGLEFARLKKLTGATDGNLGAHIETLAKAGYVSVDKAFVGKKPQTTVTVTAAGRGAFARHVATLQEIIAGKQV
- the xseA gene encoding exodeoxyribonuclease VII large subunit; this encodes MPSAEPLLNTPEFTVSELSQSLKRTVEDTYGHVRVRGEISGFRGAHSSGHCYFALKDESAKIEAVIWKGVHGRMRFKPQEGLEVIATGKLTTYPGSSKYQIVIEALEPAGIGALMALMEERKKKLAAEGLFDEARKQLLPWLPEVIGVVTSPTGAVIRDILHRLEDRFPRHVLVWPVKVQGEGSAEQVAAAIRGFNALPEGGKIPRPDVLIVARGGGSLEDLWSFNEEIVVRAAAESMIPLISAVGHETDITLIDFVADKRAPTPTAAAEMAVPVRSELFVEVADLARRTRAYWQRAHESRRSELRAAARALPAALDLLAIPRQRLDSAGSALPRGLKANTHAHFRRFTAASSKLTLRVLHGQIAQAGHRLTVSGERLGLSARALLRQRRDRFAGLEVRLRASKLSNAQAQRNAIARQRERTHRLAERAGRALVTLLQRLDARVENSGKLLSALSYRGVLARGFALVRDEAGHPLHSADSVGPNARIAIEFADGRVGATADADRPAPTAKRAPAQPKPTAQEAKPAPKRVAKPVDQGSLF
- a CDS encoding nucleoside deaminase gives rise to the protein MIRGLKAPSFMDLALKTAENAGKAGEVPIGCVIVRDCEIIAAAGNRTLTDYDPTGHAEIIALREAARKIGSERLVDCDLYVTLEPCTMCAGAISFARVRRLYYGAADPKGGAVESGVRFFASPTCHHAPDVYSGVGESEASRLLKEFFRERR
- a CDS encoding alpha/beta fold hydrolase; translation: MSDLADLYPGFASEWIDTSFGRIFARVGGKGPPLLLLHGFSETHVMWHRVAPELASQFTLIIADLPGYGWSDMPESDALHMPYSKRAMAKAMVEAMEQLGHVHFALAGHDRGGRVSYRLALDHPGRLSKLAVLDILPTYNYWERMNRAYALKIYHWTFLAQPAPLPETLISGNGEFFLRFKMASQTKSKTLDAIDKRALEHYIAPFRDPARVHAMCEDYRAGAYIDYDLDKADFEAGKKITVPMLALWGGVGIAQAAATPLDVWKQWATNVDGQPVDSGHFLTEENPDVTAKALRAFFAGT